GAGAAAGTGTAGATAAATAATGAACATCCAAAAGATCCTCGACCGTGCATCATTCCTTCTGGCTTTTCTTGTTTATGCAGAAGTAGCCTCTGAAGAGGATCCCAGCCAAAAACAACTATCAGGCATTTCTCTGGGAATGCTATAAGTAGTGGTTGCAAGCACCATGTCTACCATCAGAAGCTTGTTGGAACGTTGGAAATCGTCATGCTGATGATTTAGGTGTATCACTGCAACAAGATAACAAATAAAACAATCTATATATGTTAATTCTGATTTATGCTGGGTTGTTGCGGTTATTAATCAAGATCACTGCTTTTTATTGTGTGTAAGCcactatattaattttaaaaacatAGAGATTAAAATAGTATTACTTGAAATAAAATGCTCATTATACCACTATGTTTGCTCTTCTATATCATTTTAATTGATCGTTAAGGTCACACACCTCTGTCACCTAATCTGAAAGAATATTTCCGTCAGGGATTGTATCATTTGTATGATAAAGAGGATTCACCTTGGTGTGCAGAGCTGTGTAGGTAGGGCTGGAAGTGGATTGGGCCATGTTAGGTTGTGCCTTTGCTTGAGCttgttttgaaatatttttttgaattttggatTGGGCTTAGGcttgaaattttttgaaaaactcAAGTCTGTGTTCGATCTGAGCTTGGATCCGAGTCTGGTTTGAATTCGATTGGGTTAGTTCAAGACTCATACTAAATCTCTctgttttctcttaaaaaataaaaaaaagggaatAATTGTTGGGTCTTCGATGATGACGATGACCTTTTGGAGTTCTAGCTTGGTTAGGTTGGCATCGGCAATGTTGGTGAAGGTGACATTGGTCTTCGATGAATAATCAATCGATATCTCTGGTGAAGGCGGCATCGGCAAAGgtgacctcctccctctctcccttctctctttgAGACCACGGGAGGATCCATTAACGAAAACAATAAGTCAAGATCCATGGCATCCATCATATCCTCTTATGATCTTGGATTGTTGGAAGCGGTTTTAGGTGTTGGAGAATGAGAGATTGAAGGTGATTTAGGGCATCGGAGAAAATGGGGTAAAATAGATATTTGTGCGATTGAGATAAAGATGTCGAAGGGCATTGAAGAGGTCGTTAACATCATTGTCCATGGAGACAAAGATGTCGATGCCGTTCATGATGAAGGTTCATGTGAGGATGTTGATGAGGTTAGAGTCGTTGGGGACGATGACGGTGGCGTAGCGGTCGTTGATGGCGATAAGCTGACGATTTGGTGACGGTTGGAGCCGGATGAATGAGGAGGGAGATTGGGAGAGGAAAGCATTCGAGGAGTTGGTGGGAGAGTCTTTGCATCTGGTAGTCTGGTTGGAGGTCATCACTGCTGCATAGAAGGCCACAGCGGAGTAGGCTCGGAGGGAGAAATCTCTCGAAGGGTTGCGAAGGCCCATGTGAACCAGGGCAAATCTCAGAGCATATGCACGATAGATAGCACACAATCGAGCATTTGTGAATACAAGGGATAACGTGGCATGTTATTCATCATGGGATTTGGCTCATAATCAAGCTGGACTTGGGGTTAGGGCTAAACATATATCCAAACCTGGCTCGAAAAACAaataaactttaatcaaaagttcGACCCAAAGTCAAGATGGCTCGAGTCTAGTTCCAGTCCTATGTGCAGGCAGgagtaattttttgtgcaccacatgtggtgcacaaaaaatgCACCGTCCCATTTGATTAGGCCGAATGGTAAATAAAAAATGCACCGTCTCACTTGATTAGATCACGTAGTCATCACTttccaacatgcatttaatatctgcagttttatttttttgtttgaaattttaaatgataaaaatatctctcctcttgtgaaaaaattatgacatcttgtagtcATACTATGACATCttacgtcaaattatgactttctgcatataAAATGAAGAGTTTACATTGCTTTAAAATTTGTGTAATTTGTGATGTAACGGTTGATATTGTGAAAGAAGATTAATCATGTAACGTCGAAAGGCACTCAAACGGTCTCGGGCATCATGTCGATTGATTACCATTCATCTTAACCATTGTACAAGACAATCTATCATTGGGTCGTTGAATCATTAATCCTATCAGTCAGCCATTGTTAGATCATAAATTAGCCGTCCAATGTCTTACCCTACCTTCTGATTTTTGGTTTCCACGAGAGTTGTATTACATGTATTAATTGGTGAACCCACACCAATTTGGTAGTCCAAGAATCAACTAACCTGTGAGACGTCTGATGGGCCGCTGAGTATACCGTTTCTCGGGCTTCGGCCCCAACGTTCAGCTTCGTAGAAATCCCAAATCTGACCGTTGGGCGTCACCAAACGAAAGCCAACCCTGAGGATTAAAATTTGACCGTTGGAGGCCAGGCGTTTCTCCAACGCCCTCAAATATCTCTCCCCCACTCTCCGCCCAATCCAAACCCCCACGTCAAACGCAAGATCTCTGCAttcactctcttcttctttccattTCCGCCTCTCTAATCTCCTGcgccctccctttctctctctctgtcgcATTTCTTCTCAACAAAATTTCCTTTCCCAAACTCAGATCTTCCCTCTTTCTATCACTTTCCCAAAAACCCCATTTCACTTCTTTCTTGGTTCTTTCCTCCATCTTCCCAGTCTTCCAATGGCAGAACAAAAAGACAACCATGTAGTCGAAATCCCAGTCGATACCGAGCCCCAGCAGCAAAACCTCTTTGCTGATGCCACCCTTGGCGCAATCCAACACCACCCTCTAACCGAAATCTCCAAAAGCCCCGGCCACCTTCTCCTCCTCAAGCTCTGGCAGAGGGAGGAAGACCTCCATGGGCACCGCATCGGAGCAATCGAGACCCGGCTTGAGAGCATCAAGCGCGAGGCCTTCCAACTCTGCTGCCTCTTCTTCGCCTTCCACGGCATCTTCCTCACCCTCcttttcacctcctcgattaacCAATCGGAGGAGCGCAGGGCATGCAAGAACTGGTGGGTCCCTTCCTGCTTGTCCCTTCTCACCTCTCTTGTTTTGGTTTGTGCGGTGCAGATGAAGATCTGCGGATATTGGAAGGTCTCGAGGCATTTGCAGAGGGAGAGGGCCGACGGGCGGGCCCTCACGAGGTGCATTCAGGAGTTGCGGATGAAAGGCGCCAGCTTTGATCTGTCCAAGGAGCCGCAGACCTCGAAGAGGATGAAGAGTTCGAGCGTCGAGATCAAATGTAGGCCTCTCCGGTGGTGCTCCCAAAATCTTGTGACCATTTCTCTTCTCTGCTTCACCGGGATGACCTTCCCAGCTTGCAAGTTTATACTTTGCGGCTAGGATGGTTTCTTGAAATCAAAATGAggattcttttatttatttatttatttttttaaagagctATATTGggttttatgtatttttttttttaattttttaaattgggGCAGCACTCAGTGCCCCAAATGATGCGGCTAGGATGGTTTCTTGAAATCAAAATGAggattcttttatttatttatttatttttttaaagagctATATTGggttttatgtattttttttttaattttttaaattgggGCAGCACTCAGTGCCCCAAATGATTACATCGCAAGATACCATTAGAGTTAATCTTTTCTCCCTCCTTTTGGGGAGAATCAAGTCAAtgtatgtgatttttttttttttaaatatatatattgatacaaTCAGTTTTGCCTTTGAAGTTCACTTAATtccttaatagaaaatttttCTTGTACCAAGAATTGGATCTGAATTAGGATTTTCTTtgtctgaggatctatagctatGGGATATCAGATTTTTCTTGAAAAGATCAATTCCTCCTGATAGGTTCATGATTTCATCTTCACTAAGAAGGTTTGGTGATACGTTTCTTCGATCAAGAGCAACTGAGAAAGCTCTTCTGTATCAATATCTGATCTTTTCATTTCTTTactaatttcttcttcttcttctttttgtttctgCTGAAATCTGGTTGAACAATACTAGTAATCCTTTGATTGGACAATACTAGATTTTTCAACAAAATTCTGCTAACAACGTCATCTTTAAGTGGTCTACATGTCTAATAGATGGAATCTCAGACAGTTCTATCCTTTATCTTCTACATATTGCATTCCAACTTTAAAAGCAGTAAGCAGGCCATTGGAGAAACTCAAACATGATATTGATGACATATGCTTCAAGGTTCAGACACTTAGCAGGCTGAGGAATAGTGAATTACGGGAAATTATATGCAGTATTTGGGCTATTTCATTCCTTCACAGAGACAGTGTATAGCAATTTTGCTTCATTTTTATTGGCAGATAGAACACTCTTTTTGATCCAATACCAACATAAACAGTCCTGCCATTTTTCTTTACTCAGTTGTTTCTTCCATCAAACAGAAAGGGTCTCCATTTCATTTGCATTCTTCTTTCCTCAGGTGTCCCAAGTACCATTGCCTATTGCTTCATCTCTTCCACCCTTCTAATCAGCATGCCACATAGTCCTTgtcacagatttttttttttctttttctttttggctgtATATATAGTGTATTTATTCTCTTTAGCCTTCATTTTTGTTTTGCATAATGCTTCTGTGAAATTTTCATTTCAACACTATGATCTGTCCTCTTGATTTCTTAATTAGCAGTGCTGACTGTTTCAGAATTAGAGATATTTCTTATCCTCTGATTCAAGATTAAGAACCTCCTCCAATGACAAGAAGTTTCTGCTTTTTGTTTAGGTCAGAGAAACAAAGCAAGAAATATCTGAAGGGTAAGGAAAGACATCAGGGGAAATAAAGATAAGAAAATATCTTGAGTTGATGCCACATTTTTGGTGTCTTTTTGATTCATCCCATGATTCATCCCTCTTATTTTGATCCATTATGGTATCCATTATTTATTTTGTTTGTAAAGTCACTTGATGATCTAATTAAGATTGGAGAAGCTACATGAAGGCAGGATTTATTGTTCGATCACTTGTGATAGAATTTTTAGGTCATAATATTTACACGgataaatagaatttaaatttgcCACAATGAGAATgaagatgatagaaaatctagtgCAAAAGCCAATTAATACCATATAAGCACCAAACTTTCAATTTAATTTAGTATAAtcaacaactattggagttgatttTTATGTTAATAGACCATGTCCAAAGCCTAGATCTTTCAGGGTGAAAGAAACACAATTGAAATAAATTATGGTGCATTTTGGGGGGTGCCAGCTGGTTTAGTTGTTTAAAGTCTAAGGTGTTGACATTCATAACCTGAGTTTGAACCTCTTTCATACTTGAGAGAGGAGAAAACAATTGATCGACCCTCAACAGGATCTTTTGAGGTGCGACTTTTGCACCTACGGGTACCATCATGGGGTAGTGGTCACATTGTCCATCTTGGAGACAAGTGGCTCTCCTTCATCTCCATGGTGTATCATGTATTATGCTGAAAAATGCTTGGACGTCCTTCCAAGATAGATGAGAGCTGTCCGTCTTAAAGATGGATGATGCGACCGGCTATCCAGAGTGGTATAGGACTCTGCAATGCAAAAGTCACACAAATAGAGTATCTGAATTCATACAGCTTAAGAGATAAGATACAAGAAACATTTAAGTATGACTGATTTGGAATGGAATGGAAATTTCTTTGTTTATCATTTTTCTTGAAATGTTTGTTTGAATTTTTAGCATCATTTTGGTGTAGCCAGGTCTTTCTTATTATTTTGTTGATACAAACAGGCAAGGGAACCTAAAAATTTAGAACAGCAGATCATGTTTTTGCTCTTGTAAGTAACAGTATCCAACACAACTCACCAAGCAACACTGGCAGCAATTCTGGGGACCATGCGCCTTGAGTTTCTTCAGATTCGACCAACCAATTCCTTGAAGCAAAAAATCAATTGGTCAGGGTGTGTTGACTCTACCTCGCCATTTTTGGTCCAAACAAATTAAGCAGGCACTTAAAATGGACTCAAGGCAAAGTCATGAGTATCAATGAAATCTTGTGGAGCATTTGCTTGCAAGAAAGATAAATAACTCCAATTGAAATCACCATAAATGGCTTGATTCAAGCCAATATTGATAAATTCTTCACCCTGTAAAACATGAACATGAGTCTACTCCAGCTCAATGGAACATAAATTTATAAAATGCAAACTGTGCATTAGTCGAGCAAGTGATGATCATTAGAGATACAAGAAACACTGGTAACAAGGTTAACAATACTAAACCAGGATATCTAAG
The DNA window shown above is from Elaeis guineensis isolate ETL-2024a chromosome 8, EG11, whole genome shotgun sequence and carries:
- the LOC105049978 gene encoding uncharacterized protein — protein: MAEQKDNHVVEIPVDTEPQQQNLFADATLGAIQHHPLTEISKSPGHLLLLKLWQREEDLHGHRIGAIETRLESIKREAFQLCCLFFAFHGIFLTLLFTSSINQSEERRACKNWWVPSCLSLLTSLVLVCAVQMKICGYWKVSRHLQRERADGRALTRCIQELRMKGASFDLSKEPQTSKRMKSSSVEIKCRPLRWCSQNLVTISLLCFTGMTFPACKFILCG